One Paramisgurnus dabryanus chromosome 8, PD_genome_1.1, whole genome shotgun sequence DNA window includes the following coding sequences:
- the LOC135771333 gene encoding TRPM8 channel-associated factor homolog, translated as MTREDDYCTIMTGLSELDLQGKAIPSDLVLIGSDAFPLAMNPRGQVLIAASRYGQGRVVVLGHEDYLTRFPSMIANALMWLMPCTGDASIVGIQKNLGPVANNFSNSPIITELGDFREGLAVYITDAYSVDACAKDLIAFVKAGGGLIIAGQAWNWAKANPKEDVFLNFPGNKVCSVSGIYFSEHQGELGLIPVPSKIPSSWLAVSIVKDFKNDLEFLLKGVPQFDIQCGAVASELMVHGLLAFPIAVTPQGRVFIAGAYYGQGRVIVVTHEGYLGREALSTFLINAINWLDEGRKGVIGINPKLAGAQKILSKSGLNCQLTNFKKDLSVHVCTSYSDAECEKIQEFVAEGSGLLIGGHAWNWAQKNPGRNVMNEYPGNRILNKMGLSILTSTVNGGLYKAPDINQGFKDVYHFRKVLRQFGKHVTKGQKLTPQLEGSLKQLGNDCTKYIRMRRHDCASYNSMVTHFTDMVKEIGVPQVCSKCPIKTPKDYLMLHIGSELYKVLPDPNALLPYIIKDIPNLPTVTDARVRISADTGGAEAWISTGLYLSFGMRTQMVIPPELIGKNWKVQIGCQTDNIGAADVLRRAPVVHERFPLNKNIVPISNLWGGLIYLIAPPKTKVDGVEIVVQTAVKAPYFKSGETSVADWVGGIRQAPAPWAELEFENLIITLHSDVIRKLDHPDEVAKHWDAIMRGIADLAAIPHKFPRKERFVADVQISAGFMHAGYPVMIQSGSAQGLINPEGARKSGMWGAIHELGHNQQRGVWEFPPHTTECTCNLWSVYVHEEVLGVNRATAHKGMTLESRQARARDYAKGGRDLKKWTMWIALETYMQLQGKFGWDAFKKVFAAYHVMTGVPKTNPGKMNLYAETFSKVVNMNLSSFFKAWGWPIEPSTEQKISHLPEWSDHPMKQYA; from the exons ATGACGCGTGAAGATGACTACTGCACCATCATGACTGGTCTAAGTGAGCTTGACCTTCAAGGAAAAGCAATCCCTAGTGATCTTGTGCTAATCGGTTCTGATGCCTTTCCACTTGCCATGAATCCAAGAGGTCAAGTTCTGATTGCTGCATCTCGTTACGGTCAGGGACGTGTGGTGGTGTTGGGACACGAAGATTACTTGACCCGTTTCCCCAGCATGATAGCGAATGCCCTGATGTGGCTCATGCCATGTACCGGTGATGCCAGCATTGTAGGGATTCAGAAGAATTTAGGTCCAGTAGCTAACAACTTCAGCAATTCGCCTATCATCACAGAGCTTGGAGATTTTCGGGAGGGATTGGCTGTATATATCACAGATGCTTACAGCGTTGATGCTTGTGCAAAGGATTTGATTGCTTTTGTCAAAGCTGGTGGTGGTTTGATTATTGCTGGCCAAGCATGGAACTGGGCTAAGGCTAATCCAAAGGAGGATGTTTTTCTGAACTTCCCCGGAAACAAGGTGTGCAGCGTTTCAGGAATCTACTTTTCGGAACACCAGGGAGAACTTGGCCTGATTCCTGTGCCTTCTAAAATACCTTCTAGTTGGCTTGCTGTATC AATCGTCAAGGATTTTAAGAATGACCTAGAATTCCTGCTGAAAGGTGTGCCTCAGTTCGACATACAATGCGGGGCTGTGGCTTCTGAGCTGATGGTGCATGGGCTATTAGCATTTCCTATTGCAGTCACTCCACAAGGAAGAGTATTCATTGCCGGCGCATACTATGGACAAGGACGGGTAATTGTGGTAACCCACGAAGGCTACCTGGGCCGTGAAGCTCTGTCCACTTTCCTGATTAATGCAATCAACTGGCTGGATGAGGGGCGTAAAGGCGTTATTGGGATTAATCCCAAACTCGCAGGAGCCCAAAAGATCCTCAGCAAATCCGGTCTGAACTGCCAGTTAACTAACTTCAAAAAAGATCTCAGTGTCCACGTCTGCACTTCCTACAGTGATGCCGAGTGTGAAAAGATCCAAGAATTTGTTGCTGAAGGTAGTGGTCTTCTGATCGGAGGTCATGCCTGGAATTGGGCCCAGAAAAACCCTGGCCGCAATGTGATGAATGAATACCCAGGAAATCGCATTCTTAACAAGATGGGACTGAGTATTTTGACCAGCACTGTTAATGGAGGATTATACAAAGCCCCAGACATCAATCAGGGCTTTAAAGATGTGTACCACTTTCGTAAAGTACTGAGACAGTTTGGGAAGCATGTAACCAAGGGGCAAAAACTTACTCCTCAATTAGAGGGTTCCCTGAAACAACTTGGCAATGATTGTACCAAATACATTCGTATGCGTAGACATGACTGTgcttcttataattcaatggtaACTCATTTTACCGACATGGTGAAGGAGATCGGTGTTCCACAGGTGTGTAGTAAGTGCCCCATTAAAACTCCCAAAGACTACCTGATGCTTCACATTGGGTCTGAACTTTACAAAGTCTTGCCTGACCCTAATGCCCTCCTGCCATACATCATTAAGGATATACCTAACCTTCCCACTGTGACTGATGCAAGAGTTCGTATCAGTGCCGACACTGGTG GCGCTGAAGCATGGATAAGCACAGGCTTGTATCTTTCTTTTGGTATGAGGACACAGATGGTAATACCTCCAGAGCTCATTGGGAAAAACTGGAAG GTCCAGATCGGTTGCCAGACAGATAACATTGGGGCTGCAGATGTTTTGAGACGGGCTCCTGTGGTCCATGAGCGATTCCCCTTGAACAAAAATATAGTCCCGATCAGTAATCTGTGGGGAGGGCTCATCTACCTAATTGCACCTCCCAAAACCAAAGTGGATGGGGTGGAAATTGTGGTGCAGACTGCAGTAAAAGCTCCATACTTCAAGTCTG GAGAGACCAGTGTAGCTGACTGGGTCGGTGGGATCCGTCAGGCCCCGGCCCCCTGGGCGGAGCTTGAGTTTGAGAATCTCATCATCACATTACATTCAGATGTGATAAGGAAGCTGGATCATCCTGATGAGGTGGCAAAACATTGGGATGCAATAATGAGAGGCATAGCTGACCTGGCAGCAATACCTCATAAGTTCCCCCGCAAGGAGCGATTCGTTGCAGATGTTCAGATCTCTGCCG GCTTTATGCATGCTGGATATCCCGTCATGATTCAGTCTGGCTCCGCCCAAGGACTGATCAATCCAGAAGGTGCTCGTAAAAGTGGTATGTGGGGAGCTATACATGAGCTTGGTCACAACCAGCAGCGTGGAGTTTGGGAGTTTCCTCCACACACAACTGAGTGCACCTGCAACCTGTGGTCAGTGTATGTGCATGAGGAGGTGCTTGGTGTCAATAGGGCCACTGCTCACAAAGGCATGACCCTAGAAAGTCGCCAGGCTCGCGCCAGAGATTATGCCAAAGGTGgaagagatttaaaaaaatggacCATGTGGATAGCACTGGAGACTTATATGCAG cTTCAAGGCAAATTTGGCTGGGATGCTTTCAAGAAGGTTTTTGCTGCCTATCATGTCATGACTGGAGTGCCCAAAACCAACCCAGGCAAGATGAATCTGTACGCTGAGACCTTCTCTAAGGTGGTGAACATGAATCTGTCATCTTTCTTCAAAGCCTGGGGTTGGCCGATCGAGCCCAGCACTGAACAGAAGATCTCTCATCTCCCCGAGTGGAGCGATCATCCTATGAAGCAATATGCATAA
- the LOC135771334 gene encoding bifunctional polynucleotide phosphatase/kinase-like, with protein MKMQCTLVNDVSGDRVELGDGRALIFGRGPEFKITDKKCSRHQVKLVANYAKQEVLVTQLGPNPSSLDGQCLGRGQSACLTSGCKLFLVNQSHPFTVEFADISDSNSHSPKDEGRAVNVSIDTGETMETRRSGPRKNIQDYFTQSQKKVKKRAHSPEDDPPHRKRGRGDDDDVEEISAEEKLKQLQALAQKESKITPNSPSTNPNAQSSTCSRSHWQQIGSLMLFTAAGVSDSSKIAGFDIDGCIITTKSGKVFPTSPDDWRILFPEIQPRLASLLKKGFKVVFFTNQMGIARGKLKPDVFKSKVEDILQTLQLPVQVFVSTAPGIYRKPVVGMWEHLCEKANGGITIDMSQSLYVGDAAGRPANWAPGKKKKDFSCSDRLFALNIGLQFHTPEEFFLGWKPAPFNMPTFDPRKLDSNNRLYDPPDASLTSTKQEVIVAVGFPGSGKSTFFQTHVIPKGYGYVNRDTLGSWQQCVSACERALKEGKSVAVDNTNPDLESRKRYIDVSQKAGVPCRCFNFTATLEQAKHNNRFREMAPSTTKHVHVNDMVIHSYKNKFVPPSLSEGFSEILQINFVPSFSDKRSEYLFMQFSEG; from the exons ATGAAGATGCAGTGCACTTTAGTGAATGATGTCTCCGGAGATCGGGTGGAGTTGGGTGATGGTCGAGCGCTTATATTTGGTCGAGGTCCTGAGTTTAAAATTACAGACAAGAAGTGCTCAAGGCATCAGG TCAAACTTGTGGCCAACTATGCAAAACAAGAAGTCCTTGTTACACAG TTAGGGCCCAACCCATCTTCCTTAGATGGTCAGTGTTTGGGAAGGGGCCAATCTGCATGTCTGACGTCAGGTTGCAAACTCTTCCTGGTTAATCAGTCTCACCCATTTACTGTagagtttgctgacatttcagACAGCAACTCTCATTCTCCTAAGGATGAGGGGAGAGCAGTAAATGTAAGCATAGACACTGGTGAAACAATGGAGACCCGGAGGTCAGGTCCCAGGAAAAACATCCAGGATTATTTTACTCAATCCCAAAAAAAG GTAAAAAAACGTGCACACAGCCCAGAAGATGATCCTCCTCACAGAAAACGAGGGcgtggtgatgatgatgatgttgagGAGATCTCAGCCGAGGAGAAGCTTAAGCAGTTGCAAGCATTAGCTCAGAAAGAGAGCAAGATCACACCAAACTCACCATCAACAAATCCGAATGCTCAATCTTCTACCTGCTCTCGTAGTCACTGGCAACAGATTGGAAGTCTCATGCTCTTTACTGCTGCAGGGGTTTCAGATAGCTCCAAA ATCGCAGGGTTTGACATTGATGGCTGTATTATCACCACAAAGTCAGGAAAAGTATTTCCCACGAGTCCAGACGACTGGAG GATTCTTTTTCCAGAAATACAACCAAGACTTGCCAGCCTGTTAAAGAAAGGATTTAAG GTGGTGTTTTTCACCAATCAGATGGGCATTGCTCGAGGCAAACTCAAACCAGACGTGTTTAAATCAAAAGTAGAGGATATTCTACAAACACTGCAGCTGCCTGTCCAG GTTTTTGTTTCCACTGCTCCGGGTATTTACAGAAAGCCTGTGGTTGGGATGTGGGAACATTTGTGTGAGAAG GCGAATGGGGGGATTACTATAgacatgtcacaaagcttgtaCGTTGGAG ATGCAGCAGGTCGCCCTGCAAACTGGGCTCCGGGAAAAAAGAAGAAAGACTTTTCCTGCAGTGACAGACTG TTTGCCCTCAATATTGGTCTTCAGTTTCACACCCCAGAGGAATTTTTCTTGGGCTGGAAACCTGCTCCATTCAACATGCCAACCTTTGACCCT AGAAAATTGGACTCTAATAATCGTCTTTACGATCCACCTGACGCCTCCCTCACATctaccaaacaggaagtcattGTTGCAGTGGGATTCCCCGGAT CGGGGAAGTCGACATTTTTCCAAACACATGTCATTCCAAAAGGCTATGGTTATGTGAACAGG GACACACTCGGTTCCTGGCAGCAGTGCGTGTCAGCTTGCGAGCGGGCTCTTAAAGAAGGCAAAAGTGTAGCTGTAGACAACACAAATCCTGATCTTGAGTCTAGAAAAAG ATATATCGATGTCAGTCAAAAGGCCGGAGTTCCCTGCCGATGCTTCAATTTCACAGCAACTCTGGAACAAGCAAAGCATAACAATAGG TTTCGTGAGATGGCTCCTTCCACCACCAAGCATGTTCATGTGAATGACATGGTTATCCACAGCTACAA GAACAAGTTTGTGCCACCAAGTTTGTCTGAGGGCTTCTCTGAAATCCTGCAGATTAATTTTGTGCCAAGTTTCAGTGACAAGAGATCTGAATATCTATTCATGCAGTTCTCTGAGGGTTAA
- the LOC135771331 gene encoding TRPM8 channel-associated factor homolog, giving the protein MARENDYCSIMTGLSELDLKGKAIPSDLVLIGADAFPLAMNPRGQVLMAASRYGQGRVVVLGHEDYLTRFPGLIENALMWLMPCTGDASIVGIQKNLGPVANNFSNSSISTELGDFREGLAVYITDAYSVDACAKDLIAFVKAGGGLIIAGQAWSWAKANPKEDVFLNFPGNKVCSVAGIYFSEHQGELAVIPVPSNIPSSWLAVSIVKDFKNDLEFLLKGVPQFDIQGGAVSSELMVHGLLAFPIAVTPDGRVFIAGAYYGQGRVIVVTHEGFLGRESLSTFLINAINWLDEGRKGVIGIIPKLTGAQKILSQSGLNCQLTNFREDLSVHVCTSYSDAECEKIQEFVAEGSGLLIGGHAWNWAQKNRGRNVMTEYPGNRILNKMGLCILGSTVNGGLYKAPDINQGFKDVYHFRNVLRGFGKHVTKGQKLAPHVEGCLKQLGNDCTRYLRMRTHDSASYNSMVTHFTDMVKEIGVPQVSSKCPVKTPKDYLMLQIATELYKAMSDPDALLPHIIKDIPDLPTVTDARVRINADTGGAEAWISTGLYLSPGMRTQMVIPPELIGKNWKVQIGCHTDNIGAADVLKRAPVVHERFSLDNEMVQISNLWGGLIYLVAPPKTKVDGVEIVVQTAVKAPYFKSGETSVADWVGGIRQAPAPWAELEFENLIITLHSDVIRNLDHPDEVAKHWDAIMRGIADLAAIPHKFPRKERFVADVQISCGFMHAGYPIMIQSGTAPELINPEGARKNGMWGLIHELGHNQQRGVWEFPPHTTECTCNLWSVYVNEEVLGVNRATAHPNMTLDNRQARARDYAKGGRDLKKWTMWIALETYMQLQGKFGWDAFKKVFAAYHVMTGVPNNNPVKMNLYAETFSKVVNMNLSSFFKAWGWPIEPSTEQKISHLPEWSDHPMKQYA; this is encoded by the exons ATGGCGCGTGAAAATGACTACTGCTCCATCATGACTGGTCTAAGTGAGCTTGACCTTAAAGGAAAAGCAATCCCTAGTGATCTTGTGCTGATTGGTGCAGATGCCTTTCCACTTGCCATGAATCCAAGAGGTCAAGTTCTGATGGCTGCATCTCGTTATGGTCAGGGACGTGTGGTGGTGTTGGGACACGAAGATTACTTGACCCGTTTCCCTGGCCTGATAGAGAATGCCCTGATGTGGCTCATGCCATGTACCGGTGATGCCAGCATTGTCGGGATTCAGAAGAATTTAGGTCCAGTAGCTAACAACTTCAGCAATTCGTCTATCAGCACAGAGCTTGGAGATTTTCGGGAGGGATTGGCTGTATATATCACAGATGCTTACAGCGTTGATGCATGTGCAAAGGATTTGATTGCTTTTGTCAAAGCTGGTGGTGGTTTGATTATTGCTGGCCAAGCATGGAGCTGGGCTAAGGCTAATCCAAAGGAAGATGTTTTTCTGAACTTCCCTGGAAACAAGGTGTGCAGCGTCGCAGGAATTTACTTTTCGGAACACCAGGGAGAACTTGCCGTGATTCCTGTGCCTTCAAATATCCCTTCTAGTTGGCTTGCTGTATC aatcGTCAAGGATTTTAAGAATGACCTAGAATTCCTGCTGAAAGGTGTGCCTCAGTTTGACATCCAAGGCGGGGCTGTGTCTTCTGAGCTGATGGTGCATGGACTATTAGCATTTCCTATTGCAGTCACTCCAGATGGAAGAGTATTCATTGCCGGCGCTTACTATGGACAAGGACGGGTAATTGTGGTAACCCACGAAGGTTTCCTGGGCCGTGAATCTCTGTCCACCTTCCTGATTAATGCAATCAACTGGCTGGATGAGGGGCGTAAAGGTGTTATTGGGATCATTCCCAAACTCACAGGAGCCCAAAAGATCCTCAGCCAATCCGGTCTGAACTGCCAGTTAACTAACTTCAGAGAAGATCTCAGTGTCCACGTCTGCACTTCCTACAGTGATGCCGAGTGTGAAAAGATCCAAGAATTTGTGGCAGAAGGTAGTGGCCTTCTGATTGGAGGTCATGCCTGGAATTGGGCCCAGAAAAACCGTGGCCGCAATGTGATGACTGAATACCCAGGAAATCGCATTCTTAACAAGATGGGACTTTGCATTTTGGGCAGCACTGTGAATGGAGGATTATACAAAGCCCCAGATATCAATCAGGGCTTTAAAGATGTGTACCACTTTCGTAATGTACTGAGAGGTTTTGGAAAGCATGTAACCAAGGGGCAAAAACTTGCCCCTCATGTAGAGGGTTGCCTGAAACAACTTGGCAATGATTGTACCAGATACCTTCGTATGCGTACACATGACTCTgcttcttataattcaatggtaACTCATTTTACCGACATGGTGAAGGAGATCGGTGTTCCACAGGTTAGTAGTAAGTGTCCTGTTAAAACTCCAAAAGATTACCTGATGCTTCAAATCGCGACTGAACTTTACAAAGCCATGTCTGACCCTGATGCCCTCCTGCCACACATCATTAAGGATATACCTGATCTTCCCACTGTGACTGATGCAAGAGTTCGTATCAATGCTGACACTGGTG GCGCTGAAGCATGGATAAGCACAGGCTTGTATCTTTCTCCTGGTATGAGGACACAGATGGTAATACCCCCAGAGCTCATTGGGAAAAACTGGAAG GTCCAGATTGGTTGCCACACAGATAACATTGGGGCTGCAGATGTTTTGAAACGAGCCCCTGTGGTCCATGAGCGATTCTCGTTAGACAATGAAATGGTCCAGATCAGTAATCTGTGGGGAGGGCTCATCTACCTAGTTGCACCTCCTAAAACCAAAGTAGATGGGGTGGAAATTGTGGTGCAGACTGCAGTAAAGGCTCCATACTTCAAGTCTG GAGAGACCAGTGTAGCCGACTGGGTCGGTGGGATCCGTCAGGCCCCAGCCCCATGGGCGGAGCTTGAGTTTGAGAATCTCATCATCACATTACATTCAGATGTGATAAGGAATCTGGATCATCCTGATGAGGTGGCGAAACATTGGGATGCAATAATGAGAGGCATAGCTGACCTGGCAGCAATACCTCATAAGTTCCCCCGGAAGGAGCGATTCGTTGCAGATGTTCAGATCTCTTGCG GCTTTATGCATGCTGGATATCCCATCATGATTCAGTCCGGCACTGCCCCAGAACTGATAAATCCGGAAGGTGCCCGTAAAAATGGTATGTGGGGACTTATACATGAGCTTGGTCATAACCAGCAGCGTGGAGTTTGGGAGTTTCCTCCACACACAACTGAGTGCACCTGCAACCTGTGGTCAGTGTATGTGAATGAGGAGGTGCTTGGTGTCAATAGGGCCACTGCTCACCCAAACATGACTCTAGATAATCGCCAGGCTCGCGCCAGAGATTATGCCAAAGGTGGCAGGGATTTGAAAAAATGGACCATGTGGATAGCACTGGAGACTTATATGCAG CTTCAAGGCAAATTTGGCTGGGATGCTTTCAAGAAGGTTTTTGCTGCCTATCATGTCATGACTGGAGTGCCCAATAACAATCCAGTCAAGATGAATCTGTACGCTGAGACCTTCTCCAAGGTGGTGAACATGAATCTGTCGTCCTTCTTTAAAGCCTGGGGTTGGCCGATCGAGCCCAGCACTGAACAGAAGATCTCTCATCTCCCCGAGTGGAGCGATCATCCAATGAAGCAGTATGCATAA